One stretch of Candidatus Paceibacterota bacterium DNA includes these proteins:
- a CDS encoding type II toxin-antitoxin system RelE/ParE family toxin, with protein MKVEFSKSAFRELKKFPKDIQKRVINKIEFYSEQSDPLKLAERMIDVKFGSYRFRIGDYRVIFDIIKGNIFVLKIGNRKDIYK; from the coding sequence ATGAAAGTTGAGTTTTCTAAATCAGCTTTCCGTGAATTAAAGAAGTTTCCGAAGGATATTCAGAAAAGAGTTATTAATAAAATTGAATTTTACTCTGAACAGAGTGATCCTCTGAAATTGGCAGAGCGTATGATTGATGTAAAGTTTGGGAGCTATAGATTTAGAATTGGAGATTATCGGGTGATTTTTGATATTATAAAAGGTAATATTTTTGTTCTCAAAATAGGAAACAGAAAGGATATTTATAAGTAA